GCGCGACCAACAATCTGTAAAGCCAATGAAGGAGATTCTATTTCCCTAAGTATCATAATTGCATTCATTCCGGGGACGTCTATTCCTGTAGCAAGTATACCATGATTAATAAGAATATTTAATTCATTTTCTTTATCCCCAAATTTGCTCAATAAGTCCTTTCTACGAATATCAGGGGTTTCACCTACAATTAAGCCATTTTGGATATTCTTTTTACTTAGATAAATGGAAAGGGCCACGGCATGAGACTTAGTTTCTGCAAAAATGATCATATTTTCTTTGTGATCAATGACACTTTTGCACACATCTAAAACTCTATCATGTAACTCTTTATAATATTCTTCATTACGTTGATGTGCATATTTTTCATAAATATTAGTAGTTTGAAGTTTACTTAAATATTTGCCCTCTTGTAGATATTGAATTGGACTCAAACCATCGGTATTCATTACATCATCTAATTGTACTAATGATTTGAAATATTTTTTAAATCCTGAAAATTCATTTAAATCAGTTCTAAAAGGCGTGGCTGTAAGTGCTAATATTCTTGCGTATTTGTTAGTATCGCAATATAACCGTATTACTTTATTATATACTTCTGCTTGTGAGTAATGTGCCTCATCAATAAACATAAAATCACAGTTACCCATATATTTTTTTAATTTCTTATCATCTAATCTGTTTATCATTAAATCATAAGTAGCAAAAGTGATGCAACTAGAACTTGTAGGTTCTATAGTATTAAAATTGCCAAAATATCTTCGAGCAATAACTTTATGGTCACCTTTTTGTTTCCAGAATTGTAAGAAACTATTTAGGCTTTGTTCGGCAAGTTCTTTTGTACTAACTAACCATAGTATTTGAGGGGCTTCAGAAAATTTCCTATTACGAAATATATCTATAATAGCCTCCATCGCTAGAACTGTTTTTCCTGACCCAGTAGGTAACGTTAGTAATATTTTGGGGTTCATTTCATTTTGCAAACTATCTGAAACCCGTTTCTTTAATTTTAACTGGTATTCATGAGGATATGCTTTAACTCCATTATTTTCTCCATAAATTGGAACAGAGAATTCTATATTACTCCTTTCATCTACTGGCATTTTAAGTCGAAACTCTTGTTCAATTCCTAATAGGTCAGCATATCTATCTTTATTATTGAGCACATGAGATTCTAGCTCAGAGTGTGATGAGGTATTGAAATAGCTTAGTTCTTCTTTAGGTATACATGCAATAATTAATTCTCTTAACTTTTTCCTATGAAAAAAGTGTGTTCCACATTGTAAAATTAGTGCTTCATTAAGAATATCATCTTCTAGTACTCCATTTTTATTAGCAAAAGTGTACCTTAAAATTTTAGTAGTCTCAGAACCTAAAATCTGGGTTTTAATGGAGCTTGGAATATTGCTAAGAAGATCAATTAACGCCATTATTTTGATATTTTTGAAGCAGTCTAAATAAAATATTTTCAGCTAATAAATCAGCTTCTCTTGAACCTATTCTATATTTTTCTTCAATTATAATTTCTTTTAATTCAGAAAATTCTGGTGAGTAATCAACACTAAAATTATTTCTATCTTTAGAGTGTTCGACAATTGAATTAATCGTTTCATTCAATTCTTCAAAATCTGATAGAGTAAAATTATAGTGCTCACCTAATATATCATTTACAGATTGTAGCAATATTTTCTCTACATATTCCCGGTTTTTTACATCTAATTCATTTTCAAAAATAAGATTTGTCATAAGGGTTTTAGAATCAAAACTAAAGCCTAAATAAGTCCCAAATAAATAAACCGTAAAAATTCTTTTTGCGTTATTTGTAATAAATAGATTTGAAATTATCTTATACTTATCCATCCCTTGTCGGATAAGTCTATCTATATTAGTTTTAGAAATTCCGTATTCATTACTTTTACCTTCTAGATAAACTCTTTCTAGGCTAGTTATTACCCCATCCTCACATACTTCGTCGATTACCCTTTTGAAGTTTGGATTCCGCTTTAAATCATAGAATCCTACGGCTATAAGTACATGCATTAAGTTTATGGATTTGGTCTGTGCAGAATGACATATAAATTGGTAATCTTCAATTGTTATCACTTCACTAGACATTATATCCCTAATGATTTTATCTAATTCTTTATTTCCAGTTTTATATATCGGTGACTGATTTTCTAATCTTGAAATAATACCCGTAATATTGGTACTTAATTCATCAACATTTTTTATTAAACTTTTTATTGAGTCATTAACTTTTAAAGAGTTTTTTTCACTTTTTATTACAAATAAACATGTTTGAAGGAAAAGGATATAGTTCTCATTTACATTGTATTGATACTTTATATCACTCAGTTTGATATCATCAAAATAATCAGCAATTTTTTCTTCATATTTATCTAAATCTCTCTTGACTCTACCTTTTGTAGGAATATTAAAAATCAGAGAAATTAGCTGTACAGGAATATTCTCATTTACATTAGATTGGTAAAACCAATATTGATGTGTATTCCTATAATTAAATGATTTTTTTTGAACTAAATTTTCAGGTTCACTATTCTTTTGAAGTCTTTTAATAAAAATTCTATCATAGCTTTCTTTCACTGAAATCAATTTACTTTCAAATGATTTCAAATACATAAGAGACTCGGTATATCCAATTTCACGAGTTGTCTGCTTTTTATAGTCTTTTCGCAACTGAGATAAACTGAAATGTGATTTCCCTCTAACCGAATAACTATTAATTATCTCTTTAATTACTTGTTTGGTATAAAGTGACATATGTAAGCTACAATCGTTTCTTGCAGAATTAAATAAAACAAACCGTACAACCCGCGTAATCCTCGTCTTCTTTATCGAAGTAATCTCCTTTCTCCTCTTCTCCGAGTAAATTGTTCAGAAGAGTCTTAGAGGATTTGCTGTTAGCAGACTGTTTTTTTTCTATATGTTTTAGTTTAATATCCTTAATCCGTTCAGGTTGAGTTAATTGATCTAAGGACTCATTTTCTATCCAAGTGAATCCATCTTTTTCATACTTTTTTGCTTCTTCAAATTTCTCACGATTATTTTCGTACAACCATATCCATTCAATCTTTTGTTGATAAAAACAGAAGAAGCAACCCGAGCGGGTTCTTGAATAAGTACCTTTCTTGCCTTCCACTTCGTATTCCAATTTTTTGTAATACTCTGGGACACCAACAGATTCTTCTAACATTTCAAAGACTTGTTCTCGAACAATGATTTGTTCACTAGGAAGTAGATGAGATTTATCTAGAAGTGGAAACTCTTCTTCTTCTAGTTGTGATAGTGGGAAGTCGGTTTTCTTTAAAAAATGAAATACAGCACGATTAAAGGCAGTAACATCTAAGTTTAGTAATGCATCTACTTTCTTATTAAAATTATGCTCAATAGAAATGGGGCGTTCTACCTCCACTAAAATACGATCTAAGTTCTCAGGTTTAACTTTATTTTCATAGATGTCTTTTAGCTGACCGATGTTGTGATAGTCCAATACTAGGTCTAATACATCAAAAGACCAGATGTTTTTTTTAAATGGAAATATAGTTTGAACATTTTCTTTTGTTGATACATAAGCTTCCCGATGCTCATCACCTCGAATCCCCACATAAGAAATGGTTGGATCATCACCAATGTATTCTTCGAAAGGTTTCAACTTTAAGTCCTTAGTACACCAGCGAGAGAAAGTAGATGGTAGAAAGCCTCCATAATCTTGAAGTAAGTAATCGAAAGGCGAAAGTTCTTCATTTTCTTCAAAATTAGGCTTAGTCATTTTATCAGTTTCAATGGCGTGAAGTTTGTTTACTTCCATGCCAAGATAAGCCTCTAGATTATCGATGAGCTCATAGGTTTCATCAAGTTCTCGCCCAGTATCGCAACTATACAAATCTAACTCAATTTCAGGGAAATAATTTCGCATATATAATGCAAGTGCAGCACTATCTTTACCTCCGCTTATTCCCAGTACATGTCTAACTTTATGACTCATTTGTTCCCCGCGATGTCTTCAATCAATGTGAAAAGTATAGCTAAATCTTTCTTTTTGTTGCCAGTTAGACGCTGACGAATATCTTTAACTTTACTTTCATTTTCAACAATAGTTTTCTTAGAGATTTTAAGGTTTTGTTTTATGGGAGTTCTACCAAGTGGGATAAGTTCAATATGAAACGCTTCCTCGCTACCTGAATCAACTTTTATTTTACTTATTTCAACTAAACTATCTAACTCTTCAAGCCTTTCTGTGAGATTGTAAAATAATTTCTCTTCTTCATCATCTTTGAGCTTTGCTATAGGTTTATCAATAACTGCAAGTCCTATTGCACTAATCCATTTTTCTCTATCATTTAATTTAGAGAGTAGTCGATTCAAAAGTTTTTTTTGATAATCAGCGAGACGAAAATCTTTAATATCCTCAAATCTTTTTTTAATAGATGTGACATATTCTTCGAAGCTCAAGCCTGATTTTAGTTCTAGTACATGTAATAAATGAGCCTCGATTCTATCTATTAAATCTGAAAATGAATTTTCTATTTCAGATATCTTCGAATCTAAAATATCTATAAAATCGGAAATGGCTTTCTTACTCTTTAATTGATCTAGATTATTATAACCTAATGCCTGAGGAAAAGACTCAAAGAATGCTTTTTCAGGATCAGTAGCAGTTTTAATTGCATCTCGGAGTCTTCTTGCTTCGGGAGAGATTTTATCAGTTTTTCTACCGTATTCATTTAAATCATTATAAGTGAGTAAAAACGGTCTAATTGTTTCAACAAAAACTTGGTTTGAAAATTGAACTTCATTAGGTAGGTTTTGGAAAGTGCGATATTTCGTAAATAATTCTCTTTTTTTGTTATCAATCTCGAAAGCTTTTATTTCGAAGAGTTTCGGGTTTCTAAATACTAGATTGATTACATCATAAGTCAATTCTGGAACATATGCCCCTTCGTGATAAAGCGCACAATCACTACTCTTTATTAAGGTATAAATTGGGATCCAGATTTCAATTAGTCCATGTTTTAATCCAATGGGTGGGTTTTTTAATTCAGTAATTAATTCACTTAATGATTTCCTACCAGACTTAGTGCTTTCAAAAAACTCTTCACAAATTTGCCAAAGAGGAAACAGCTCACTCTCTTTTTGTGGAGCATAATAGTCCCAGATTCCATTTCTTTCTTCATGTAAACCTGTGTGATGTAATAAGGAAAGATAAATTGTTTTTTCTGCAGGAAAACTATCTTGATCAAAACCCAAATAAGGTTCATAGCGATTATCCAAAAGCATTCTTAACAGTTCTTTTCTTGGTCTATATACTGCAGGACTAACTCTATTCTTATTAATCAACTCATTTTTGTAAGTCGGTGCTTTATTGTATACATCTTCAATAATTTTTGACAACTGACTATTGAAAGATCTTTGGTCTGCTATTTCAATCTCGTTACCTTTATAAATCCACTTAATCTCTTTTGAAGAGCTGTATATACTGTTTAAAATTAATTGATCTAGATTTGTTATATGAGAGTTTCGAAGAGCTCTTAATTCTTTTTCAGCTACTTTGTCACTTTCTATTAGTTCTAGTAAGTAATCAATTTTATGGATTTCAAAAATCTCAAGTTGAATCTTTTCAACACTTTTAAAGACCCCATAGAAAACGGCATTTGAATTCTCTTTAGAAAGTAGTTTTACTTTTTTTTCTGTAGCCCCAAATACTAAGTTCAAAATACCATCTAAGGGTTGTTCTACTCTTTCGTTTATGGGCTTTTCTGATATAATAAATTCAAAAAAACGAGGTGTGCCAGTTTTATAAAATGCTTCTTTAGCAGGTATATATGGGAATGAAAAGTGTTGTTTGACATATGGAACAACATCTTTTACGAGCTCTACCTTTTGAGAAGCATTTTGTAACTCTAGTTCTATATCGTAGTCGGTTCCATCAAAAAGTATATATTGATTCTTAAAACTTCTGAACCGTATTATTTTTTTCTTTTCTAAATCATCGAGCAGTTGGTCCACTCCTATAATGCTCGAGACAATTGATAAGTAATTTTGTAAAAAAGAATGGTCTAATTTTGCTCCGGATGCGGCAAAAATATTAAGTAAACCGATTACCTTTACGACCATAACATAGTCATGTGATCGGTCATCAAAAGTTGAGATTGTTTCAACTCTCTCAATAGCGTTTTTTAGTGCATTCCACTGAATGTAATGTGGATTGTATTTAGAAGTTAGAAATGCATGGTGATTATATATGAGGTAATCATATACTTCTCCAACGCCAAATAATTTTCCGTTATTAGTATCAAAATTATTTATTCCGCGTTCATCATCACTGTGTAAAAAAGAAAATAATGAACGTTCATTTTGACCATATGTTTGTAATGCAAGAGTT
This genomic stretch from Balneola vulgaris DSM 17893 harbors:
- a CDS encoding DEAD/DEAH box helicase, producing the protein MALIDLLSNIPSSIKTQILGSETTKILRYTFANKNGVLEDDILNEALILQCGTHFFHRKKLRELIIACIPKEELSYFNTSSHSELESHVLNNKDRYADLLGIEQEFRLKMPVDERSNIEFSVPIYGENNGVKAYPHEYQLKLKKRVSDSLQNEMNPKILLTLPTGSGKTVLAMEAIIDIFRNRKFSEAPQILWLVSTKELAEQSLNSFLQFWKQKGDHKVIARRYFGNFNTIEPTSSSCITFATYDLMINRLDDKKLKKYMGNCDFMFIDEAHYSQAEVYNKVIRLYCDTNKYARILALTATPFRTDLNEFSGFKKYFKSLVQLDDVMNTDGLSPIQYLQEGKYLSKLQTTNIYEKYAHQRNEEYYKELHDRVLDVCKSVIDHKENMIIFAETKSHAVALSIYLSKKNIQNGLIVGETPDIRRKDLLSKFGDKENELNILINHGILATGIDVPGMNAIMILREIESPSLALQIVGRAMRGPKNGGNEINDVYLTQNNFNYLSKYNIIEDIVLTK
- a CDS encoding phosphoadenosine phosphosulfate reductase family protein, which translates into the protein MSHKVRHVLGISGGKDSAALALYMRNYFPEIELDLYSCDTGRELDETYELIDNLEAYLGMEVNKLHAIETDKMTKPNFEENEELSPFDYLLQDYGGFLPSTFSRWCTKDLKLKPFEEYIGDDPTISYVGIRGDEHREAYVSTKENVQTIFPFKKNIWSFDVLDLVLDYHNIGQLKDIYENKVKPENLDRILVEVERPISIEHNFNKKVDALLNLDVTAFNRAVFHFLKKTDFPLSQLEEEEFPLLDKSHLLPSEQIIVREQVFEMLEESVGVPEYYKKLEYEVEGKKGTYSRTRSGCFFCFYQQKIEWIWLYENNREKFEEAKKYEKDGFTWIENESLDQLTQPERIKDIKLKHIEKKQSANSKSSKTLLNNLLGEEEKGDYFDKEDEDYAGCTVCFI